CGCAATTTGTTGCAGATGGAGATCTTGATGCAAAATATATAAAAGCAGAATCAGAGCACAGTGCAATAAGTGCAGCTGTAGGTGCGTCCAGCACTGGTGTCAGGACCTTTACTGCAACAGCATCACAGGGATTAGCATTAATGCATGAGATTTTATTTACTGCAGCCGGTTTAAGAAATCCAATAGTAATGGGAAATGCAAACAGAGCATTATCAGCACCAATAAACATATGGAATGACCAGCAAGATTCAATTTCGCAGAGAGATACCGGATGGCTTCAGTTTTATGCTGAAAATGCCCAAGAAGCACTTGATTTTGTATTACAGGCTTACAAAATTTCTGAAAATAAAAATGTCCTGCTCCCATCAATGATCTGTATAGACGGTTTCATACTTACGCACACTGTTGAGCCAGTGGACATTCCTTCACAGGAGGAAGTTGACAGTTTCTTACCAGAATACAAACCAGAACACGCCTATCTTGATCCTAAAGATCCAATGTCACTTGGAACATTTGCAGACCCCAACTACTACATGGAAGCAAGATACGGCGTTCAGGTAGCAATGGAAAAGTCCAAAAACATAATAAAAACTGTTAACAAGGAATTTAAGGAAAAATTCGGTAGAAAGCATGGTTTTGTTGAAGAATACATGTGCGAAGACGCCGAAATAATCATTGTGGCCATGGGATCCATCTGTGGTACAATAAAATCAGTTATAGATAATTTGAGAGAAGAAGGTCAAAAAGTAGGGCTCCTTAAGGTAATAGTCTTCAGACCCTTCCCTAAAGATGAAATATACAGATCAGTTAAAAATGCCGATAAAATCGCGGTGTTGGATAAAAACATATCCTTTGATGTCGGAGGCGTTTTATACAACGAAATAAAAGCTAAAATGGACGTCGATACAAGAGGATTTATTATAGGTCTTGGAGGGCGTGATGTATCTCCTGATGACATTAAAAACATAGTAAACATAACCAAAAATTCAACCAGAGACGATAAGATTAACTGGATCGGACTTAAAGAGGAGGAAATATAAATGGAAGTACCTGGAAAAGAATTACTCGCCCCTGGACACAGAGGATGTGCTGGATGCGGTGCTCCTGTAGGCGTAAGACTTGCACTTAAAGTACTCGGTGAAAACACCGTAGCAGTAACTCCAACCAGCTGTTTAGAGGTAATTACCACCCCTTACCCTGAAACTTCATGGAAAGTTCCATGGATTCACGTAGCCTTTGAAAATGCTGCTGCAGTCGCTTCTGGAGTTGAAAAGGCTCTTAAATCCCAGGGAAAAGATGATGTTAATGTAGTTGTCTTTGCTGGAGACGGTGGAACTGCAGATATAGGTTTTCAATCATTGTCTGGAGCAATGGAAAGAGGAGATAACATAATTTATATTTGCTATGATAATGAAGCCTATATGAACACAGGAGTTCAAAGAAGCGGAGCAACACCCTACGGTGCATCAACAACCACATCACCATCAGGAAAGATGAGTTTTGGTGAAGATAAGCCCAAGAAAAACATGCCAATGATAATTGCAGCTCACGGCGTGCCATACGTTGCAACTGCATCTATTTCATATCCTGAAGATTTCATGAAAAAAGTCAAAAAAGCATCAGAAGTGGAAGGATCTACTTATATTCACCTGCATCAACCATGTACCGCTGGATGGGGTTATGATCCATCGAAAACAATAGAAATTGGAAGATTAGCTGTTGATACAGGCGCATGGATTCTCTATGAAATTGTTGAGGGTGACTTTAAAGTAACATACAGACCAATTCAAAGAAAACCTGTAAATGAATACTTAAATGCTCAAAAACGGTTTAAGCACCTTGCGGATGAGGAAAAAGAAATGATTCAAAATTATGTTAATCAGGTCTGTGCAGAACTTAAAATATAGGGGGTATAATCTTGGAAAAGATACTAATTCAACCAGAGATTTGCGATGGATGCATGGACTGTGAAGAAGCCTGTGCAAAGCTTTACGGCGCATCAAGAATCATGGTAAGAGAAGTCGAAGGTGCTTACTACCCTATTATTTGTCAGCAGTGCGAAGATGCTCCATGTAAGAGAATATGCCCAACCGAAGCAATTGATGATAAATCAGTGGACTCTGATAGATGCATCGGCTGCTCCCTGTGCATGCTTATCTGTCCTTTTGGTTCGGTTGTAATGCACGAGCGGAAGGCGCAAAAGTGCAGCCAGTGTCCTGGTATCGACACACCTGCCTGTATTAAGGCCTGTTCTAAACGTGCAATTTCTATTGTAGACACTGAAAAAATGAAGCAGGAGAAGCAGGCTAAACACATTGAAAATATTGCAGGCATTGGCAAAAAGCCAAAAAAGAAAAGTGGACTTGTCACTGTTTTAACACATGGTTCAAGAGCAGAAGCTGCTCTTAAATAGGAGGCAGAAAATGAAAGAGTTAGTTTCACGGCCGGAACTTTGCGAGGAATGCTTTAAATGTGAAAGAATATGTCCTCAAAATGCAATAAGAGTTATTCATGGCGTTTCAATTCACTGCTTGCACTGTGCACCAGATAGAGCCCCATGCCTGAATATTTGTCCTGAAGAGGCTATTGAAGAAGTTGACGGGGCAATCATTATTAATGAAGATGTTTGTATAGGTTGCAGCCTTTGCAAAGATGCATGTCCTATTGGAGCAATCTACATGGATGAAGAAGGCGTTGCCAAAAAATGTAACCTCTGTATTGGTGAAGATACTCCTCGCTGTGTTCTTACATGTCCAACAGGAAGTTTATGTGTAGATTCAGAGGAAATGCTATCTGATAAGCGCGAAAAAGTAGCTAAAGAACTTGAAAGGCTTAAAGTGATCATGAAATACTGATTAAGCCTTTCTTTTATTTTTATATTTTAAGAAATTTTATTTTGTCATTCAATTTTTGCTATTTTCCTGTTTAAAAAGAAATTTATATAATATTTATCCAAAGATCAATTCAGGATGAATTATCATGATTACTCAAAATACAATAGAAGATACTATTTTCAATTTATTCAAAGAAGCTGTTATTAAGCTTCCAGATGATGTTAAAAAAGCACTTCAGGATGCATATAAAAATGAAGATCACAGGCTTGCACGTCTAAACCTTAAAGCTATACTTGATAATATTGAAGCTGCCGAAAAACTTGGAGTTCCAATGTGTCAGGATACTGGTATCCCCATTGTTTTTGTAAAACTCGGGCATGTTGAGGTTGAAAACCTCATGGATGGAATAAAAAAGGGGGTTGCAAGAGCCACTCGAAAAGTTCCACTTAGACCAAATGTTGTAAATCCAGTAACCAGAATAAATACAGGGGATAACACCGGTAATTTAATGCCACAGGTTGATATTGAGCTTGTAGATGATGAAATTCTTCAATTAACTGCTTTTCCTAAAGGAATTGGCTCTGAAAATAATAATGCACTTAAAATGGCGTTACCTGGTGAGGGAATTGAAGGCATTAAAAAATTTGTTCTGGACACGGTCATCGCTTCTGGAGGAAAACCATGCCCTCCAATTGTTGTTGGTGTTGGAATTGGGGGATCTTCAGATTTAGCCATGAAGCTTGCAAAAAAAGCACTCTTAAGTAAAATTGGAGAAAGAAATCCTGATAAAATTCTTGCTCATCTTGAAGAAGAAATCCTGGATGAGATAAACCAGACAGGAATAGGTCCAATGGGCCTTGGAGGTAAAACCACTGCTCTTGATGTTAAAATCCTAACAGCAGACACTCATACTGCAGGATTACCTATTGGCGTTTGTATTCAATGCTGGGCTGCAAGGCAGGCCACTGCTACTTTAAAACCTTAACTATTTATTTGATTTAAATTGCAAAATAAAAAAGGATTATTTACTGTTTTTATCCAGTTTTTTCAAATTATAAAATGTTTCAGATTTGATTAGCCCCTGATTTTCCAGATCATCCATTAAATGTTGAATTACAATATACTCTTGACCAGTGTAATCAGCCAGATCTCTAAGAGAAACATTTTGTTTTCTATTTAAATAATCAAGCGTATTAAACATTAATTCATTTTTTAACTCTTGATTTTTCCACTTCTTATCCATTTTATCACTCCCATTCCTATTAAAAATTGACGGAAGTATTTGATTCATATTTTGTGTTTTATTTTACACTTGATGTGTATGTCTTATCTAATATATAATTTTATGGGTAAATCTCCCTCATTTTAATGAACCCCACCTATAATATAACAATTGTTATATTTCTATATAAATATTTCCATTCTGATTTAAATAATTAAAAAAATAGCAAAATTTGAATGTATCTTGTAATTTCTTCACTAAGAGTGAATTACTGTTAAAAATCTACAATCCTGGTTTTTCACAGGTTATCATGAATATGGCCCGATCTCCAATACTCACTGCACGGTCTGCAGTTCTTTCAAGAAATCTTGCAACAAATAAAAGATGTACTAAATAAGATATTGAATCCTTGTCCTGGAACATGCTCTGTGTAATATCATCCAGTACCTGATCAAATAAATTGTCCACATTGTCATCATCCTGCCTTAGTTCCCTTGCCATGTTCATATTCTGATCCAAAAATGAATAAAGCCCTTTACTTACCATCATTTGAACTATATTGGACATATGAATAAGGTCTTCTCTTGGCCTTTCAGGAATTTCCTGGCCTTTTACATTTAAAGCAGCCTCAGCAATGTTTACCGAGAGATCAACCATTCTCTTTAAATGACTCCCCACCTTGATACATGCTTCAATAAACCTTAAATCTTTAGCCACAGGCTGTTCTGATGCTATTATGCTCATACATCTTCTTTCTAAGTCAAACTTCATTATCTCTATCTTTTCGCCGGCTTCGTTTACATATTTCAGTTTTTCTTCGTTAAAATCTATTAAAGCTTCCATTGCACACTTTTGTGCTTTAATGGTCAGCTGCCCCATTTCTTCTACTTCTTCTTTTAATTCCCTTAACCTTTTTCTAAATCGAACTCTTGGATACCTTTTCATTTTTTATCATCTGCCTTTGTAATCATTTATAAGACTTTCTAAATCATTTTCCGATGGTTCACTGATTCTATACTTCGATAATAACTCTTCACGAGAATCAGTACTTTTCATCCCTATTTTGTCCCAAAACATGTTAACACTGAGGGGTAATGACAATTTACATTCTTCATTTAGTTCTAAAATTGTGGTAAACAATTTTTCAGGAGATTCATAAATTTCTATTATTGATCCAGTCTTAATTTTAATTTTCTCCATTGCATCATTTTCGTATAGTTCATTTAATGTTCCAGCATCCAGGTGCCATGCTCCCACTACCAGAGTATCATTTATAAAGAGTATGGATTCATAATCATCGTTTAAAATTCGTATATAACCTAATGAAGGAATATTTTCCTTTTTAAATTTCTCCCCATACACTTTTTCTTCAGGATCATCTGATGGAAGCCACATTCATTCAACATCCGTAGTTACATAAACTTTTTATTTCATTAAGATATTATAAAACACTTTATGATGCATAACGCGTTTACCAATAATTGAATATGCTATTCTATCATCCATCCCCATTATATGGTGGCCAGTACTTAGAAGATTTCTCCCTATAAGTATTGAATGCATGGATGCAGCTGATGATTTATCTTCATCATACTTAGAAAACATTTGATTATAGAAATCCTGCAGCGAAACAAAATTTTTGGTAGAACGCTTTAGAAGTTGAACATCTTCACTTAAAAGAGAGCCAACACCATCTTTTAGCATGTTTTGAACTGTCTGGGACATGAAAGTAAGATGAGGAGGCTTGTAGAAATTTTTGTCTTTTTGGGAAGAATCAATGGAATATCTGGATGTGTAGGCTGCAAGAATGTTTATTCTCTCAAGTTCTGTTGCTGTCCTTAAAATCGCTGCTCCATACCTTAGATCGCGAGCAACAGGCTGCTGAAGTCCAAGGATTTTTAAGCATTCATATTCAATATTTTCACTTTCTCTGTTAATTTCACTGGTATTTTCAATTATTTCCATTGCTAAGTTAACATCTTCATTAACAAAGCTTTCCGTAGACTTTTTTATCCTATCAGCAGTCCTGTTACTGTAATCTAAGAGACTGGAACTAATCTTCCTTAATTTATTCTCTAAAATCGTTCCAAACATTACTCCACCTTTTGCGTTTATTATCCAAATCTACCAGTAATGTAATCTTCAGTACGTTTATCTTCAGGTTCCATAAACACTCTATCAGTAAGCCCACTTTCTACAATTTCGCCATTTAAGAAGAATGCTGTGTACTTAGAAACTCTTGTAGCTTGCTGCATGTTGTGTGTAACAATAATTATGGTATATTCCTTCTTTAATTTATGAATTAAATCCTCTATTTTAGTTGTTGATATTGGGTCCAGTGCAGAACATGGTTCATCCATCAATATCACTTCAGGATTTACAGCTATAGTTCTTGCAATACATAATCTCTGCTGCTGACCCCCAGAAAGGCCCATTGCAGACATATCCAGCTTATCTTTAACTTCATCCCATAATGCAGCAGCTTTTAAACTTTCTTCAACCCGATCTCTAAGTATATTTCTATCATTCATTCCGTGTATTGTTAAACCATATGCTACATTATCAAATATGGATTTAGGGAAAGGGTTAGGCTTTTGAAAAACCATACCTACTCTTTTTCTTAATTCCACAACATCAAATTTAGAGTTATATATATCCTCATCATCAAGTGTTACTGTTCCATTTAGCTTAAACGTGTCAATCAAATCATTCATCCGGTTTAAAGTTCGTATAAATGTTGATTTTCCACATCCCGAAGGTCCGATTAGAGCTGTAACTGTTTTTTCGGGAATTTTAATATTTACATCTTTTAGAATATGAGCTTCGTCAAAATATACATTTAAATCATTTGATTCCATTTTATATTCCATTCTATCGCCCCATCATTTTTCTAACCTGTTTTTCAACCATCATATTAGTAACAATGGTTATTATAAGTATTATAATAACAAGGACTGCTGCAGTTCCAAAAGCATTTTCCAGAGATATACCTTCAGTTGCCAGTATATAAAGGTGCAAAGGTAATGGTCTTGCAGGGTCAAAAATTGATACAGGAATGCTTGTTGCTGCACCTACAGTATATAAAATTGCTGCAGTTTCTGCAATAGCTCTTGCCATTCCCAGAATTACTCCAGTAGTAATTCCTGGAATTGCAGCAGGTAACACAACCCTGTATACTGTCTGCCATTTGGTAGCTCCCAGTGCAAAGCTTCCCTCTCTATAAGACCTGGGAACTGCCTCAATAAAAACTTCAGATGTACGCATTATTGTTGGAAGTGCCATGAGGGCTACTGTAAGCCCTCCTGACAACACACTCCATCCAAAACCAAGGAAGACAACAAAAAATGCCAGACCAAAGAGGCCGAATACTATTGATGGAATAGATGCAAGTGTTTCAGCACCAAATCTTATGGCTTTAACTATTCTATTTTCACCACTTGCATATTCTGCTAAATAAACCGCAGCTCCAACACCCAATGGAGTTGCAACGAGCACAGCAACGAGAGTTAAATAAATTGTTGAAACTATCATGGGGAATATTCCCCCACCCCTACCCGAATTGAGGGGTTTACTAAACAGAAATTCCAGAGTTATAACTGGTAACCCTCTTACAATTATATAACCAACAACAACCAGCAATATAAGAATTGCAAGAATTCCTGCCCCCCAGAATACTCCTTTCATTATCTTTTGAGCATTTTTTGGTGATATAAGTTTAAAATTTACATTTAATTTCTTCCGTGGAACTTTTTTAATACCTTCTATTTTTGATGACATTATAAGTAGCCTCCACCAATAATAACTCTCTTTTTATAATGAATATAATTTGTTATAGCCAGAAGAGCTACTGTCAAAAAGAACAGGATTATACCTGTTGCAAAAAGGGCACTGTAATGAATTCCTGTTGCATAACCCATTTCAAGTGCTATATTAGCTGTTAAAGCCCTTGCTGGATCAAAGATTGAAGTTGGGACAAGTGTAACATTTCCTGCAACCATAATTACTGCCATAGTTTCCCCAATTGCCCGCGCTAATCCCAGAATAGTTCCAGTTATAATTCCAGGTAGTGCCGCAGGGAAAAGAACATTTTTAATAGTCTGCCAGTGAGTTGCCCCCAGTGCAAAGGATGCTTCTTTATATTCCAGGGGAACGGATTTTATAGCATCTTCTGATATGCTGGTTATTGTTGGAAGAATCATGACAGTTAAAACTATGGATGCTGTAAGAATACTGAATCCTGTACCCCCAAACTGTTCTCTCATAAGTGGAACAAGGATTATAATTCCAAAAAACCCATATACCACAGAGGGGATACCTGCTAAAGCCTCCAATGTAGGCTTCAAAATCCTTCTTATTCTGTGAGGTGCAATTTCAGCTGAAAATATAGCACAACATAGAGATAGGGGAACTGCCATGAGTAAAGATAGCCCTGTTATGTACAGAGACCCTATTATCATAGGTAAAGTACCGTAAAAACCTCTTAAAGGTGACCATTCAGTTCCAAACATAAAGTTAAAAAATCCCACCTCGTTAATTGCAGGAAGACCTTCTCCAAAAACAAAAGCAATTATAAAAAGAATTATGATACTTGATGATATTGCGGCTATAAATAATGATCTTTCCACGAAAATTTCTTCCAGTTTTTTATGCATTTGAACACCTCACTATATGAAAATCTTGATTATCTGTAAAATTAATGCCTTTATTTTTAATATATAGTTTTCCTTTAAATTCCCATTTAAAATCAAATAACTGAATGATAATTTGTAATTTGGAAAATGTGATATAGAACAAATCCTTGCTTTATATGAACTGATCTATTCTAAGATTATTGTTAAGACTAACTTCATAATATCGATTACAAACTTTTGAATTAAAAATTCACCAAAAAATTGGGGTTAGTGGTTTAAAACCACTTATTTTACAGGTACTACCTTTTCACTTTTCACTACTTCCTGTCCTTCAGGGCTTAACACCCAGTCGATGAACGCTTTAACAGCGCCTGTTGGTTCACCTTTGGTTAAGAACAAAAATGGTCTCTGTACTTTGTAAGTACCATCTAATACTGTTTGTTCTGATGGTTCTACACCACCGATCTTTAAAGCTTTGACATCTGGACTCATATGGGCCAGGGATACATATCCTATTGCATTTGGATCCTGGGCTACAGCTTGTTTTGCAGCTTCAGATGAACCCTGTACTATAGCACCGCCTTTAATTTTTGTTTCTTTACCCATTATGATATCTTCAAATGCTCCTCTTGTACCGGAACCTTCTTCTCTGGTTACAACATTGATTGTTTTATCAGGTCCACCTACTTCTTTCCAGTTTGTGATCTTACCTGAAAATATGTCCTTAACCTGGTCGTCAGTCAGGTCACTTACAGTGTTTTTAGTGTTTACTACAATGACAATTCCATCCTTTCCAATAAGGAATTCGCTCAGTCCTGCTTTTTCATCATCTTTAAGTTCCTTAGAACTTGTACCGATGTCTGCTGTACCATCCTGAGCACTCTTAATACCTACACTTGAACCTCCACCCGCTACGTTGATCTTTACATTAGGGTTCTTTTGACTATACGCTTCAGCTAACTTTTCTGCTACCGGTTGCACAGATGTTGAACCTGCTACCTGTATTGTTTGTTGTTGGCCACCTGTACCTCCTGCAAGTACGAGGTAAGCTCCAGCTATTACTATTATGGCCACTATTATTCCAATTATATATTTTGAATCCATGTGTTTCACCTCATCAATACTTGATCAACAATACTTGATCAAATACCAGTATTTAAATATTCCTATTTGTGTATAAGTTTACACAATAAGTGAACATAGAAGGTGAACAAATCGCTTACAATGCGCTATTGTTCACTAAAAATGAACATAATTGTACTAAAAGCGATAAATTTAAATATAATCTCTGTAATATAGATGTCTATTATGATAACCGAGGAAGCATTAAAAGATATATTTAAGCCACGTAATTTGAAGTGGAAAACTTCAATTACCAGGGTAGAGCCTAATAGGCTAACCACAAGAGGTTATTTACAGGAAGACCTGATTGAAAATATATCTTTTTCAGAAATGATACATCTGCTCATAAAAGGAAAACTGCCATCTAAAAGGGAGGCAAAAATGTTAGGGGCAGTTTTAGTGTCATTCTGTGACCATGGTGTGACGCCCCCGAGTACGCAGGCTGCAAGACTAATGGCATCAGCTGGATCTCCTCTGCATGCATGTATTGCAGGAGGGCTCCTTGCATTTGGAAAAAACCATGCTGGAGCCATCGAAAAGGCTATGAAAATATTCCAGGAAGGAATTAAATTATCTAAAGACAATGTAAATGAGATCGCTGAGCAAATTGTAAGTTATTTTCTAAACAACAATAAAAAAATATCTGGCTTTGGCCATAGATATCACAATGAAGACCCACGTGCACCCAAATTAATGGAGCTTTCAAGAAAGTATGACTGCTTCCGGGAACACTCTAAACTTGCAGTTGCAATCGAAAACATACTTCATGATAAAAAAGGAATAAAAATGAACATCGACGGCGCAAATGGAGCAATATTATCAGATATGGGTTTTGACTGGAGTGTTGGAAGCGGCATATTTATGATAGGCCGCCTTCCAGGGATTTTAAGTCATGTAACTGAAGAAAAAACAAGGGAACCTGCTTTCAGGAAGTTCTTTGAAATAGAAGAAATCTATTACGACGGAAAAGTTGGCAAAAGCATTTAATTTATTCTGAACTCATTTTTCTTTATCTAATCTATGAGTCCTCATTTTGGAAGTTTAAATGTTTAAAATAAATGAAATGCTCAGATTGTCCGGTTGCTGGGTGTTGAACACTCTATGAAGGACGCTGTTTAGAATCCACTCCTGAAGTGCCTTAAAAAATATATATAATGAGTTACATAACTCCCTGTAAGAAATCTGCAGAAAAACAGTTTTCACATCATGGATTTTGATGGTGGAAATTAATTGAAAGGAGATTATCATGAAAGAAGAAGCTTATTATCGGGCAAGAAAAAGGGTAGAAGAATTAAGAGACTTTTATGGACACTTAATTGCTTATATTGCAGTAAACGTGTCCCTCGCAGTTGTTAATTTTTTTACAACTCCAGGTTTCTGGTGGTTTCTGTTTATAACGTTCTTCTGGGGGATAGGACTTGTTGCACATGGTTTATCTGTTTTCCTGGAACGAGGCATATTCTCCAAAGAATGGGAAGAACGAAAAATAAAAGAATACATGGAAAAAGAAGAATAATGCAGTAAATCAATACCTGCTTTATTTTAATTATTTTTTCATATATTGATTTTTCCTTCTGAAACGTTCTGGAGTGGTGGTTCTTGGTATATTTTCATGGTATTCTCTCGAAATACCGATAATTTCAATGGAAATATCGCCAATTCTCTCAAATGATTTTACAACCCGGGACAGCGAAAGATAATAGGTGGAACGCTCAGTATCTTCAAATGATGCTTCTGCCATTTGAGTTGCTATACAATTTAAAGCTTTTTTTTGAAGTACGTGGATTTTTTCTTCGTAATTTATCACCTTATCTTTTAAATCGAGCCTTTCAT
This portion of the Methanobacterium sp. genome encodes:
- a CDS encoding citryl-CoA lyase, yielding MITEEALKDIFKPRNLKWKTSITRVEPNRLTTRGYLQEDLIENISFSEMIHLLIKGKLPSKREAKMLGAVLVSFCDHGVTPPSTQAARLMASAGSPLHACIAGGLLAFGKNHAGAIEKAMKIFQEGIKLSKDNVNEIAEQIVSYFLNNNKKISGFGHRYHNEDPRAPKLMELSRKYDCFREHSKLAVAIENILHDKKGIKMNIDGANGAILSDMGFDWSVGSGIFMIGRLPGILSHVTEEKTREPAFRKFFEIEEIYYDGKVGKSI
- a CDS encoding phosphate uptake regulator PhoU; protein product: MFGTILENKLRKISSSLLDYSNRTADRIKKSTESFVNEDVNLAMEIIENTSEINRESENIEYECLKILGLQQPVARDLRYGAAILRTATELERINILAAYTSRYSIDSSQKDKNFYKPPHLTFMSQTVQNMLKDGVGSLLSEDVQLLKRSTKNFVSLQDFYNQMFSKYDEDKSSAASMHSILIGRNLLSTGHHIMGMDDRIAYSIIGKRVMHHKVFYNILMK
- the porA gene encoding pyruvate synthase subunit PorA, which translates into the protein MLKVISANRAISEAARLAKPKVVPVYPITPQTSISEYLAQFVADGDLDAKYIKAESEHSAISAAVGASSTGVRTFTATASQGLALMHEILFTAAGLRNPIVMGNANRALSAPINIWNDQQDSISQRDTGWLQFYAENAQEALDFVLQAYKISENKNVLLPSMICIDGFILTHTVEPVDIPSQEEVDSFLPEYKPEHAYLDPKDPMSLGTFADPNYYMEARYGVQVAMEKSKNIIKTVNKEFKEKFGRKHGFVEEYMCEDAEIIIVAMGSICGTIKSVIDNLREEGQKVGLLKVIVFRPFPKDEIYRSVKNADKIAVLDKNISFDVGGVLYNEIKAKMDVDTRGFIIGLGGRDVSPDDIKNIVNITKNSTRDDKINWIGLKEEEI
- the porB gene encoding pyruvate synthase subunit PorB encodes the protein MEVPGKELLAPGHRGCAGCGAPVGVRLALKVLGENTVAVTPTSCLEVITTPYPETSWKVPWIHVAFENAAAVASGVEKALKSQGKDDVNVVVFAGDGGTADIGFQSLSGAMERGDNIIYICYDNEAYMNTGVQRSGATPYGASTTTSPSGKMSFGEDKPKKNMPMIIAAHGVPYVATASISYPEDFMKKVKKASEVEGSTYIHLHQPCTAGWGYDPSKTIEIGRLAVDTGAWILYEIVEGDFKVTYRPIQRKPVNEYLNAQKRFKHLADEEKEMIQNYVNQVCAELKI
- a CDS encoding 2TM domain-containing protein is translated as MKEEAYYRARKRVEELRDFYGHLIAYIAVNVSLAVVNFFTTPGFWWFLFITFFWGIGLVAHGLSVFLERGIFSKEWEERKIKEYMEKEE
- the phoU gene encoding phosphate signaling complex protein PhoU translates to MKRYPRVRFRKRLRELKEEVEEMGQLTIKAQKCAMEALIDFNEEKLKYVNEAGEKIEIMKFDLERRCMSIIASEQPVAKDLRFIEACIKVGSHLKRMVDLSVNIAEAALNVKGQEIPERPREDLIHMSNIVQMMVSKGLYSFLDQNMNMARELRQDDDNVDNLFDQVLDDITQSMFQDKDSISYLVHLLFVARFLERTADRAVSIGDRAIFMITCEKPGL
- a CDS encoding 4Fe-4S dicluster domain-containing protein gives rise to the protein MEKILIQPEICDGCMDCEEACAKLYGASRIMVREVEGAYYPIICQQCEDAPCKRICPTEAIDDKSVDSDRCIGCSLCMLICPFGSVVMHERKAQKCSQCPGIDTPACIKACSKRAISIVDTEKMKQEKQAKHIENIAGIGKKPKKKSGLVTVLTHGSRAEAALK
- a CDS encoding 4Fe-4S binding protein, which encodes MKELVSRPELCEECFKCERICPQNAIRVIHGVSIHCLHCAPDRAPCLNICPEEAIEEVDGAIIINEDVCIGCSLCKDACPIGAIYMDEEGVAKKCNLCIGEDTPRCVLTCPTGSLCVDSEEMLSDKREKVAKELERLKVIMKY
- the pstA gene encoding phosphate ABC transporter permease PstA, giving the protein MKGVFWGAGILAILILLVVVGYIIVRGLPVITLEFLFSKPLNSGRGGGIFPMIVSTIYLTLVAVLVATPLGVGAAVYLAEYASGENRIVKAIRFGAETLASIPSIVFGLFGLAFFVVFLGFGWSVLSGGLTVALMALPTIMRTSEVFIEAVPRSYREGSFALGATKWQTVYRVVLPAAIPGITTGVILGMARAIAETAAILYTVGAATSIPVSIFDPARPLPLHLYILATEGISLENAFGTAAVLVIIILIITIVTNMMVEKQVRKMMGR
- a CDS encoding phosphate ABC transporter substrate-binding protein codes for the protein MDSKYIIGIIVAIIVIAGAYLVLAGGTGGQQQTIQVAGSTSVQPVAEKLAEAYSQKNPNVKINVAGGGSSVGIKSAQDGTADIGTSSKELKDDEKAGLSEFLIGKDGIVIVVNTKNTVSDLTDDQVKDIFSGKITNWKEVGGPDKTINVVTREEGSGTRGAFEDIIMGKETKIKGGAIVQGSSEAAKQAVAQDPNAIGYVSLAHMSPDVKALKIGGVEPSEQTVLDGTYKVQRPFLFLTKGEPTGAVKAFIDWVLSPEGQEVVKSEKVVPVK
- the pstC gene encoding phosphate ABC transporter permease subunit PstC — its product is MHKKLEEIFVERSLFIAAISSSIIILFIIAFVFGEGLPAINEVGFFNFMFGTEWSPLRGFYGTLPMIIGSLYITGLSLLMAVPLSLCCAIFSAEIAPHRIRRILKPTLEALAGIPSVVYGFFGIIILVPLMREQFGGTGFSILTASIVLTVMILPTITSISEDAIKSVPLEYKEASFALGATHWQTIKNVLFPAALPGIITGTILGLARAIGETMAVIMVAGNVTLVPTSIFDPARALTANIALEMGYATGIHYSALFATGIILFFLTVALLAITNYIHYKKRVIIGGGYL
- the pstB gene encoding phosphate ABC transporter ATP-binding protein PstB, producing the protein MEYKMESNDLNVYFDEAHILKDVNIKIPEKTVTALIGPSGCGKSTFIRTLNRMNDLIDTFKLNGTVTLDDEDIYNSKFDVVELRKRVGMVFQKPNPFPKSIFDNVAYGLTIHGMNDRNILRDRVEESLKAAALWDEVKDKLDMSAMGLSGGQQQRLCIARTIAVNPEVILMDEPCSALDPISTTKIEDLIHKLKKEYTIIIVTHNMQQATRVSKYTAFFLNGEIVESGLTDRVFMEPEDKRTEDYITGRFG
- a CDS encoding fumarate hydratase, which encodes MITQNTIEDTIFNLFKEAVIKLPDDVKKALQDAYKNEDHRLARLNLKAILDNIEAAEKLGVPMCQDTGIPIVFVKLGHVEVENLMDGIKKGVARATRKVPLRPNVVNPVTRINTGDNTGNLMPQVDIELVDDEILQLTAFPKGIGSENNNALKMALPGEGIEGIKKFVLDTVIASGGKPCPPIVVGVGIGGSSDLAMKLAKKALLSKIGERNPDKILAHLEEEILDEINQTGIGPMGLGGKTTALDVKILTADTHTAGLPIGVCIQCWAARQATATLKP
- a CDS encoding DUF2226 domain-containing protein, which produces MWLPSDDPEEKVYGEKFKKENIPSLGYIRILNDDYESILFINDTLVVGAWHLDAGTLNELYENDAMEKIKIKTGSIIEIYESPEKLFTTILELNEECKLSLPLSVNMFWDKIGMKSTDSREELLSKYRISEPSENDLESLINDYKGR